One Sander vitreus isolate 19-12246 chromosome 22, sanVit1, whole genome shotgun sequence DNA segment encodes these proteins:
- the mcur1 gene encoding mitochondrial calcium uniporter regulator 1 isoform X1 produces MQIFTNGSTSLLLGGGTQALTTMVLKQCHSQLKRFGVNHPEKWYDLSFNQDRVSSFVLTAVNKSPCVRYIITPPFRNFDKLLRRGRRAGLKIRHLSAVTHMSARELSTSINAFQYLNPDVPKSEGGRLFFDTHAVVRLFEEKGFPTRQAEVMVKVLMRMTNSNMDVIYNDMVTKVLQEIMLQRVMSQIVAVKKDMVILEKSEFSTLLAESEKLEIQLLQLKVQLADVMNKVRSDTVMDMHLEKSRAKALKVQHEKMLLETRAEIKEMTAEQDRHLTQTYMKIDTEVAGLKTMLEAHKLDTIKYLAGSVFTCLTVVLGFYRIWM; encoded by the exons ATGCAGATTTTCACAAACGGAAGTACATCCCTGCTGCTGGGCGGCGGAACACAAGCTTTGACAACAATGGTGCTTAAACAGTGTCATTCGCAACTTAAACGTTTTGGTGTTAACCACCCAGAAAAGTGGTATGACCTTTCTTTTAATCAAGACAGAGTTAGCAGTTTTGTTTTGACAGCTGTCAACAAATCACCGTGTGTCCGATACATCATCACTCCACCTTTTAGGAACTTTGACAAGCTCCTACGGAGAGGGAGACGAGCTGGACTGAAGATCAGGCATCTTTCTGCAGTGACACACATGTCCGCAAGAG AGCTGAGTACTTCCATCAACGCCTTCCAGTATTTGAACCCAGACGTACCAAAGTCTGAAGGCGGGAGGCTGTTTTTTGATACCCATGCGGTGGTACGACTCTTTGAGGAAAAAG GCTTCCCAACTCGGCAAGCTGAGGTGATGGTTAAAGTTCTGATGAGGATGACAAACTCTAACATGGATGTCATCTATAATGACATGGTAACCAAAGTGCTGCAG GAGATCATGTTGCAGCGTGTGATGTCTCAAATAGTGGCTGTAAAGAAGGACATGGTAATCCTGGAGAAGAGTGAGTTCTCCACTTTACTGGCAGAAAGTGAG AAACTCGAGATCCAGTTGTTGCAGCTCAAGGTCCAACTGGCT GATGTCATGAATAAAGTGCGCTCAGACACTGTTATGGACATGCATTTGGAGAAAAGTCGCGCAAAAGCACTG AAAGTACAGCATGAGAAGATGCTTCTAGAAACACGAGCTGAGATTAAGGAAATG ACTGCAGAGCAAGATCGTCATTTAACTCAGACCTACATGAAAATAGACACGGAAGTGGCTGGTTTGAAAACCATGTTAGAGGCTCATAAACTGGACACTATAAAATACCTTGCAG gTTCAGTGTTCACCTGTCTCACTGTGGTCTTGGGTTTCTATCGTATTTGGATGTAA
- the dph2 gene encoding 2-(3-amino-3-carboxypropyl)histidine synthase subunit 2 yields the protein MADAFSSSSETVIQRVVDVTVKTNTPLEKLEELYQIKETCDFIREHQFEKVALQFPDELLVDSVAIAVEIERNSNAKTFILGDTSYGSCCVDEIAAEHVGADCIVHYGSACLSPSKRLPLMYVFERRPVDLEKCTSAFRELYPDTQSHIVILCDVNYVHAIDDLLTLLSPEYPNLVVSELVVEGERCYSHGRIKRKHDDTRLSEPDSNQRIYQFGRQFSLRSGLSITDYSMFYVGQEGATLRNFMMTWNRCSFCSFDPVKMAGRTESVSINRTLMKRYYAIERAKDANVVGILVGTLGMADYLHIIQQLKETIRGAGKKSYMFAMGKLNVPKLANFLEIDIFVLIACPENSLLDSSEFYKPVVTPFEMEVACNKKREWSEEYVTDFRHLLPGGQSHVPLADQQEEGDETDVSLITGALRSSSLLSSEPAVSPCGSSLVLRNQTLTVANTNSAASFLAERSWRGLEQKLGETPVVKAVQGRRGIAIAYEEEGTTP from the exons ATGGCTGACGCATTTAGTAGCAGCTCGGAAACCGTAATACAGCGTGTGGTAGACGTTACAGTGAAGACAAATACCCCTCTGGAAAAACTTGAAGAGTTGTATCAGATTAAGGAGACTTGCGACTTCATCAGAGAGCATCAATTTGAAAAG GTTGCACTGCAGTTTCCTGATGAGCTGCTGGTGGATTCAGTTGCAATAGCAGTGGAGATCGAGAGAAACAGTAATGCCAAGACGTTCATTTTGGGAGATACATCCTATGGCAG TTGCTGCGTGGACGAGATAGCTGCAGAACATGTTGGAGCCGACTGCATTGTGCACTATGGCAGCGCTTGCCTCAGCCCGTCTAAAAGGCTGCCATTGATGTACGTCTTTGAGCGGAGACCGGTGGATCTTGAGAAGTGCACTTCTGCCTTCAGAGAACTCTACCCGGACACACAGAGTCACATCGTCATCCTCTGTGACGTCAACTATGTTCATGCTATAG atgATCTTCTGACACTCCTTTCTCCAGAGTATCCTAACCTTGTCGTCTCAGAACTTGTTGTCGAAGGGGAGCGGTGTTACAGTCACGGCCGGATTAAAAGAAAGCATGATGACACCCGTCTGTCGGAGCCAGACAGCAACCAGCGTATTTATCAGTTTGGAAGGCAGTTCTCCTTGAGGAGTGGTCTAAGCATCACTgattacagtatgttttatgTAGGCCAAGAGGGAGCAACTCTGAGAAACTTCATGATGACTTGGAATCGCTGCTCATTTTGTTCTTTTGACCCCGTGAAAATGGCGGGGAGGACTGAGTCAGTAAGTATCAACCGTACACTGATGAAGCGTTATTACGCTATAGAAAGGGCCAAAGATGCCAACGTGGTTGGCATCCTGGTTGGCACACTGGGGATGGCCGACTACCTCCACATCATCCAGCAGTTGAAGGAGACCATCCGAGGAGCTGGCAAGAAGAGCTACATGTTTGCCATGGGGAAGCTGAACGTGCCCAAACTGGCAAACTTTCTCGAAATTGACATCTTTGTGTTAATTGCATGTCCTGAGAACTCACTGCTGGACTCAAGTGAGTTCTATAAACCTGTAGTAACACCGTTTGAGATGGAGGTGGCCTGCAACAAGAAGAGGGAGTGGTCAGAGGAATATGTCACAGACTTTCGACATCTCCTGCCAG GTGGACAGAGTCATGTGCCGTTGGCTGACCAGCAGGAGGAGGGCGATGAGACTGACGTGTCTTTGATCACAGGAGCTCTGCGAAGTTCCAGCCTGTTGAGCAGTGAGCCTGCCGTGTCCCCCTGTGGCTCATCCCTGGTCCTCAGGAACCAGACGCTCACTGTAGCCAACACCAACTCAGCTG
- the mcur1 gene encoding mitochondrial calcium uniporter regulator 1 isoform X2, which translates to MQIFTNGSTSLLLGGGTQALTTMVLKQCHSQLKRFGVNHPEKWYDLSFNQDRVSSFVLTAVNKSPCVRYIITPPFRNFDKLLRRGRRAGLKIRHLSAVTHMSARELSTSINAFQYLNPDVPKSEGGRLFFDTHAVVRLFEEKGFPTRQAEVMVKVLMRMTNSNMDVIYNDMVTKVLQEIMLQRVMSQIVAVKKDMVILEKSEFSTLLAESEDVMNKVRSDTVMDMHLEKSRAKALKVQHEKMLLETRAEIKEMTAEQDRHLTQTYMKIDTEVAGLKTMLEAHKLDTIKYLAGSVFTCLTVVLGFYRIWM; encoded by the exons ATGCAGATTTTCACAAACGGAAGTACATCCCTGCTGCTGGGCGGCGGAACACAAGCTTTGACAACAATGGTGCTTAAACAGTGTCATTCGCAACTTAAACGTTTTGGTGTTAACCACCCAGAAAAGTGGTATGACCTTTCTTTTAATCAAGACAGAGTTAGCAGTTTTGTTTTGACAGCTGTCAACAAATCACCGTGTGTCCGATACATCATCACTCCACCTTTTAGGAACTTTGACAAGCTCCTACGGAGAGGGAGACGAGCTGGACTGAAGATCAGGCATCTTTCTGCAGTGACACACATGTCCGCAAGAG AGCTGAGTACTTCCATCAACGCCTTCCAGTATTTGAACCCAGACGTACCAAAGTCTGAAGGCGGGAGGCTGTTTTTTGATACCCATGCGGTGGTACGACTCTTTGAGGAAAAAG GCTTCCCAACTCGGCAAGCTGAGGTGATGGTTAAAGTTCTGATGAGGATGACAAACTCTAACATGGATGTCATCTATAATGACATGGTAACCAAAGTGCTGCAG GAGATCATGTTGCAGCGTGTGATGTCTCAAATAGTGGCTGTAAAGAAGGACATGGTAATCCTGGAGAAGAGTGAGTTCTCCACTTTACTGGCAGAAAGTGAG GATGTCATGAATAAAGTGCGCTCAGACACTGTTATGGACATGCATTTGGAGAAAAGTCGCGCAAAAGCACTG AAAGTACAGCATGAGAAGATGCTTCTAGAAACACGAGCTGAGATTAAGGAAATG ACTGCAGAGCAAGATCGTCATTTAACTCAGACCTACATGAAAATAGACACGGAAGTGGCTGGTTTGAAAACCATGTTAGAGGCTCATAAACTGGACACTATAAAATACCTTGCAG gTTCAGTGTTCACCTGTCTCACTGTGGTCTTGGGTTTCTATCGTATTTGGATGTAA